TGCTGACGGTCGTGGGTAGGGCTCCGTGCCGCCTCGGGGGGGTCCTGCACGCGGCGACGGCTGCGGTTGGCCTCCAGCCCGTGCTGGAAGGGGCAGCCACGGGGAGGGATGGGTGagggggctgccagggcaccGGCGTCGAGCCAGCATCCAGTTCAGCTGCCACAAAAACAACTAAAACCACTAAaaccctcccttttttttttttctagtaccGATCATCCCCACCTTCCTTTATACAACAGAGTACAAAGGTGCtaacagctctgctgcccctcGCCAGCCTGAGTCGGCTCCTTCAGCCGAGGAcgcttctcctttctcctccgTGTTCTCCTATTTTGACAACAGCACCGTGACCGTCTCGGGCTCCACCAGCACCACAGAGCCGCTGAATGGGACCATGAGCGGGcacacgctgcagccccccacaAGCCCCCCACCACCACCGAGCGGCTGCCTGGAGGGCGAGGAGTTCCTCGCCAACGAAAACGTCCGCGTGGGGCTGCTCTTTGCCTCCAAGGCTCTCGTCCAGCTCATGGTCAACCCCTTTGTGGGTCTCCTGACCAACAGGTACGTCTGAGatctgcccagcacagccctttgGGGACGGCATATTTCCCCATTCACACGTTCAGGAGATATTTACAGACCCTCAGAGATGTGCGTGGCAAGGCTGGGCAGCAAGGCCAGGTCTCCGCCAGGAAAAGAGCAATCCTCGGTGAGATCCTGCCTCTTTTCTCCCATTCCAGGATAGGATACCACATCCCCATGTTCATCGGCTTCATCATCATGTTCCTCTCCACAGTCAGTGAGTACTGCCCTCCGGTCTGCCCTTCGCATGCAGCAGGATGCTGGGCCCTTGCCCCAGCCACTgacctgaaataaaagcagcacgGGAGAAAATGCACCGGCTGTGTGCCCATGCATGAGAAACgagagagagcagagcagctgcctcAGAAACTGGAGACAGGAACGGAtgagcagcaccctgcacccagcagcacccaagcTGGGCTCAAGCAGAGGCTGCTCTGACCCTTGGCAGGGTTTTagatctgcagctctgcctgacgctctgtttctccttcctccacagTGTTTGCCTTCTCCGGCACCTACACCTTGCTGTTCGTTGCCCGAGCTCTCCAAGGCGTCGGTTCCTCGTTCTCATCGGTCGCAGGTGAACGTTTTAGCTCACTGCATGCTGCTACACCCGGCCTTGGCTCCTGCCCTACACCGCAGTGTCTGCGTTAGGTCAGTGATCAACTTGAattccctctgcccccaggcTTGGGCATGCTGGCCAGCATCTACACGGATGACTTTGAGAGGGGCAACGCCATGGGCATCGCTCTTGGAGGCTTGGCCTTGGGTGTGCTGAGTAAGGACACTTTGTGGGCTTTTCACCAACAGCATCTCCATCACACGCTGCTTTTGTTgggctgagcatccccagctcagccccgcAGGCGTCCCCGGCCCCTGCGCTTCAGGGGCTGGATGCCTGCTGCTGCGTGACGCAGCCTTTCCCTTGCAGTCGGGGCCCCCTTCGGAAGCGTGATGTACGAATTCATGGGGAAAGCCTCTCCCTTCCTGGTCCTGGCATTCTTAGCCCTGCTGGATGGAGGTGAGGAGCCGAGTGGTTTAATCCAACCGAAAACCCAAAGCCCGTGGCAGACACAAACGCTGCCATCTCGGGAAGGATCTCAGAGGGCTCGTGTGAAGGCAGAGGCAGATTAATGCAGCATGGGTGCTATCATCAGCACCGGTTATTCTGTTATTGCTAAATCATATGTTTTCTACCGCCAGATGCATGACACAGCAATACAGTAAGAATTAGTCCCTCATTACTTAATAAACCCGTTGATTGCTTTAATGGCTTGAATAGCACACTCAGTAAAGCTCCCCGAACAGAGTGTTCTCTGTAGAAGGCACACGTGGTGCTGTCTGCAGCCTCTTCACCGTACCAAAGGGATCGGACTTTGCCGGTGTGAATGGGGATCCGTGCTCTTTCTCAGACAGAGGTACTACAAATCCAGGCCGTGACAGCATTCAGAGCGCAACAGCAAAGTTAGAGATAgcagaaatgtgcatttttagTGGAGAGCATTAAGCTAATTAAATTACAGTCACAGTTACCATCTTTGCCTAGATGTAATGTAAGACATGCTTAATGAAGCGTGTAAGAgcctttggaaaatgaaatataggTTCCCCAcactttaaacttttttttttttcatcctgttctTTTCCACATCTAATTTCTGCCATGCTCCATTTGTGGCTCGATGGTGGGCAGCTCAGAGCCCGACAGCGAGCATTTCCAGATCTGTTTCGTGCACGGATAAACCACTTGTAGCACACTCGCTGGCTCCCGCTCCCACTTCAGCCGATGGGAGCTCCcgcaggggcagggctggcacccaGCTCCCCCACGGTGTCCCACGGGCGCAGCTCCCACTTCCCCGGGGGCTCTGCCGACGGTCAGCACCCCACTGAAGGAAAAGCCAGAGGGAGACATGGCCTGAAATGCTGCCACCCCAGAATTAGGCTAACAGCAGCGTTTCCTTCCCAGCTTTGCAGCTTTGCATTCTGCAGCCCTCCAAGATCTCCCCCGAGGTGAGTACAGACGTGTGTGCGTGTGCCTGATCCCGCGGCAGGCACTGTGAGCAACGCGGGTGGGAGGGCAGCTCGTGCCCCCCCTGCCCACGGCACCTGTGACCCCCCCCGTCTCCACAGAGCACCCGGGGCACGCCGGTGTTCACCCTGCTGCGGGACCCCTACATCCTGGTGGCTGCGGGTAAGGGCGACGGCACCGCGCGCCTCTCCGCACCCGCGTCTGCCGATCCGCTCCTGCCTGCTCCGAacggcagcaggagcagcccgaAGCAGAGcgtttctcccttttctccccaccAGGAGCCCTCTGCTTCTCCAACATGGGGTGGCCATGCTCGAACCCACCTTGCCCATCTGGATGATGCAAACCATGTGCTCCCCGAAATGGCAGCTCGGTAGGCGCCTCGCTTTGCAGTCCTCGCTCCTCAACTGGTGCTTGGTAGAGTTCAGCTAGAGCAGGTCTGGCTTTGGCACTGCGAGATGGCTTGAATAATCTCGTGTATCATTTTGCACTGCGAGATGGCTTGAATAATCTCTTATAtcactttaaaagaagaaaacatatacCCTCAGCTGCACAGAGTGAGCGATCCCAGGCTGTGCGCTGCTCCAATTTCAGCTGGAAATGTCCTTAGTGGTGGCTATACAATGTGTTTTCCCTATTATTGAAAAAATTGTATAGAATCAGGCTCCCCACAACAGC
The Cygnus olor isolate bCygOlo1 chromosome 27, bCygOlo1.pri.v2, whole genome shotgun sequence DNA segment above includes these coding regions:
- the SLC18A1 gene encoding LOW QUALITY PROTEIN: chromaffin granule amine transporter (The sequence of the model RefSeq protein was modified relative to this genomic sequence to represent the inferred CDS: inserted 2 bases in 2 codons); translated protein: MYNTEPKLERGEMHQGQAALGSEKMASSHGKQNRRSQAGGRSLELSGGANPLCLLQRWRDTPSPEHREGARGPRPRRCPGCRPAPRRWLAEGRASRRLALAVVFVALLLDNMLLTVVVPIIPTFLYTTEYKGANSSAAPRQPESAPSAEDASPFSSVFSYFDNSTVTVSGSTSTTEPLNGTMSGHTLQPPTSPPPPPSGCLEGEEFLANENVRVGLLFASKALVQLMVNPFVGLLTNRIGYHIPMFIGFIIMFLSTVMFAFSGTYTLLFVARALQGVGSSFSSVAGLGMLASIYTDDFERGNAMGIALGGLALGVLIGAPFGSVMYEFMGKASPFLVLAFLALLDGALQLCILQPSKISPESTRGTPVFTLLRDPYILVAAGALCFSNMGXAMLEPTLPIWMMQTMCSPKWQLGMAFXPASISYLIGTNLFGVLANKMGRWLCSLIGMAVVGISLFVPLAKSIYGLIGPNGGLGFAIGMVDSSMMPIMGYLVDLRHTSIYGNVYAIADVAFCMGFAIGPSTGGAIVRAVGFPWLMVIIGVINIAYAPLCWYLRSPPAREEKIAILSQECPMQTKSYTTQKPLRDFPLTDDSDVEAENEE